Genomic DNA from Candidatus Nitrosopumilus koreensis AR1:
ATATCCAGTTGTAGCACCAGTAGTGACTACAGTTCCACCATAGTTTAGAAGAGTAAGTTCCTTGTTCCAATGGGTACCACCAATGTGCTCAAAAATTACATCAACTCCAGGTATATCCCCATATTGTTTTGGTATTTTTTTTGCAATTGATCTTACTTCTTTGTGCCAATCCTCTTTTCTGTGATCAACTGCATAATCAGCACCAAGTTCTAACAGTTTATCTAACTTATCAGGACTTGCAGTTGCAATTACAGTACAGCCAAAAAGTTTTGCAATCTGAATTCCATAGTTTCCAACACCAGAACTTCCACCCATTATCAAAACTAATTGTCCCGGTTGGATTTTTGCTCTACCAACTAACATATGCCAAGATGTTAACATAGTCATTGATGCAGCAGCTGCTTCATCATATGAAACGCTTTCAGGGATTTTTACGACATTTACTTCTGGAAGATGTGTATATTCACAATATCCACCCCAAAGAGGGCCCGTCTCAAATCCCCAGATAGTTCGTTTTTTGCAGTCATATTCTCTTCCATCCG
This window encodes:
- a CDS encoding zinc-binding dehydrogenase, which encodes MKALVYDEYTTDDDFSKILKIKDIPIPEPKSNEVVFKVKAASLNYDDIWGMRGKPLAIPLPHISGTDAAGEVTAIGSDVKNIKVGDRVVSHGNMSCRVCKACTDGREYDCKKRTIWGFETGPLWGGYCEYTHLPEVNVVKIPESVSYDEAAAASMTMLTSWHMLVGRAKIQPGQLVLIMGGSSGVGNYGIQIAKLFGCTVIATASPDKLDKLLELGADYAVDHRKEDWHKEVRSIAKKIPKQYGDIPGVDVIFEHIGGTHWNKELTLLNYGGTVVTTGATTGYDAKTDLRHIFFKGINILGSTQGTRAELEQGFYWMSQGKIKSIIDSVFPLERAAEAHTKMLKGKGLFGKIIMKPS